In the Siphonobacter curvatus genome, one interval contains:
- the mutY gene encoding A/G-specific adenine glycosylase, with product MTNDFFAPKLLAWYERYGRDLPWRHTTNPYHIWLSEIILQQTRVVQGMPYYYRFIETFPTITDLAHADEREVLRLWQGLGYYSRARNLHRTAKIVVEDYGGIFPTTYQELLKLKGIGPYTAAAIASFAFCEKVAVLDGNVYRVLSRIFGIETDITSHAAKAQFTQRANSLISAEHPDLFNHAIMDFGATQCVPVSPQCMFCTFNQVCEANLTGRQSQLPVKAKKAKVRDRFFHYIVLEDEQGRLAMRERTGKDVWTNMFDFLLIEDEQLLDWETLSQHASLQPLLPELVLLEESPVYTHVLSHQRIETRFWHLKVTRPLALPEPLHWYTPEAIDQLPKSVLVLKFIDQWVSKITD from the coding sequence ATGACCAACGATTTTTTTGCTCCCAAACTACTGGCTTGGTACGAACGCTACGGCCGCGATTTACCCTGGCGGCATACCACCAATCCCTATCACATCTGGCTTTCGGAAATCATCCTCCAGCAAACGCGGGTCGTGCAGGGAATGCCTTATTACTACCGCTTCATCGAAACGTTTCCAACCATTACGGACCTGGCCCATGCCGACGAACGGGAAGTACTACGCCTTTGGCAAGGACTCGGTTATTACTCAAGAGCCCGAAATCTGCATCGCACGGCTAAAATCGTTGTGGAAGACTACGGCGGCATTTTTCCTACTACGTACCAGGAGCTACTCAAACTCAAAGGAATCGGACCCTATACAGCCGCCGCCATTGCCTCCTTCGCCTTCTGCGAAAAAGTGGCGGTACTGGATGGAAACGTGTACCGGGTGCTCTCGCGTATATTCGGGATCGAAACGGATATTACCAGTCACGCCGCCAAAGCCCAATTTACCCAACGGGCGAATTCCCTGATTTCGGCTGAGCATCCGGACTTATTTAATCACGCCATTATGGATTTCGGTGCGACCCAGTGCGTACCCGTTTCGCCGCAGTGTATGTTTTGTACGTTTAATCAGGTTTGCGAAGCGAATCTGACGGGACGACAGAGTCAACTTCCCGTCAAAGCGAAGAAGGCGAAAGTACGCGACCGTTTCTTTCACTACATAGTATTGGAAGACGAACAGGGCCGACTAGCCATGCGTGAACGGACTGGAAAAGACGTCTGGACGAATATGTTTGATTTCCTGCTGATCGAAGACGAACAACTGCTGGATTGGGAAACGCTTAGTCAACACGCGAGTCTGCAACCCTTACTACCGGAGTTAGTACTGCTGGAGGAGTCGCCCGTGTATACGCACGTACTCTCGCACCAACGTATCGAGACGCGTTTTTGGCATTTGAAAGTAACCCGACCGCTAGCCTTACCTGAACCTTTGCATTGGTATACCCCAGAGGCAATTGATCAGTTGCCTAAATCGGTATTAGTACTTAAATTTATTGATCAGTGGGTGAGTAAAATAACTGATTGA
- a CDS encoding ferritin-like domain-containing protein codes for MENLIDQLELLVKINIDRTKGYSVAARDVEEPQLKALFEKLEKESEGFADDLGEVLKKYKQTPPETGTTAARFHQFWIDIKDKLLGKDRDAILSSCETGDETALATYTEALAHEKIQTLPDIQILLEGQQTIIAQDLMLIQSLRNEEKNISQA; via the coding sequence ATGGAAAACCTTATTGATCAGCTGGAATTGCTGGTCAAAATCAATATTGATCGCACCAAAGGCTATTCGGTAGCGGCCAGAGATGTAGAAGAACCGCAGCTGAAAGCATTGTTTGAAAAACTAGAGAAAGAAAGTGAAGGCTTCGCGGACGATTTAGGTGAGGTATTGAAAAAGTACAAACAGACGCCTCCTGAAACAGGTACAACCGCCGCTCGCTTTCACCAATTTTGGATTGACATTAAAGATAAATTACTCGGTAAAGACCGGGATGCCATTTTAAGTTCTTGCGAGACGGGTGATGAAACGGCTCTTGCTACGTATACAGAAGCGTTAGCGCACGAAAAAATTCAGACGCTGCCCGATATTCAGATTTTACTAGAAGGTCAACAAACGATTATTGCCCAGGATTTAATGCTCATTCAATCGCTACGCAACGAAGAAAAGAATATTTCTCAAGCGTAA
- the gldE gene encoding gliding motility-associated protein GldE, which translates to MEPHLLTESALTLGDILDPFPIWAPLANAVGAGFYISNGLMLLLLLAASALAAGSEVGFFSLSLDARNEIRDSDNAAERRIAKLLDHPQLLLATLLIFKNLLDITLVTLTSIATKEALGEGVAAWVGVVIQTVGVTFLIVFFGELIPKVWANQNPIRFLKITAPVIEAAQFLFRPISVPLMGISNIIEKRVQRKGYTITAEELSHALEITTGKDTSLEQKEILRGIVNFSSISARQIMRSRMDITAFDIELDFHELMDKINKSGYSRVPVYRTSIDKIEGILYIKDLLPHIDKDEHYEWQANVRPVYFIPESKKIDDLLHDFQEKRVHMAIVVNEYGETEGLITLEDIIEEIVGDIRDEYDEEEIQYTKIDENTYVFEGKTSLNDVTKVMNMGIDVFGNVRGDSESLGGLLLELFGRLPKVNEEVIHDVFTFRVLAADQKRIKKVRVSMQRSEIKKQDRNLD; encoded by the coding sequence TTGGAGCCACATTTGCTCACTGAATCCGCTCTAACCCTGGGCGATATTTTAGACCCATTCCCTATTTGGGCACCTCTCGCCAACGCGGTAGGTGCCGGATTCTACATCAGCAACGGCCTTATGCTGTTGTTATTACTAGCCGCCTCGGCTTTAGCTGCCGGTTCAGAAGTAGGCTTTTTTTCCCTTTCACTCGACGCTCGTAACGAAATTCGGGATAGCGACAACGCCGCCGAACGCCGGATTGCCAAATTGCTCGATCATCCGCAGTTGTTACTGGCGACGCTGCTCATCTTCAAGAATTTACTCGACATTACGCTGGTTACCTTGACCTCCATTGCTACCAAGGAAGCCCTGGGTGAAGGGGTGGCGGCCTGGGTCGGTGTAGTGATTCAAACCGTTGGGGTAACCTTTCTGATTGTATTTTTCGGTGAATTAATACCCAAAGTTTGGGCCAATCAGAATCCGATTCGCTTTCTGAAGATTACAGCTCCGGTGATTGAAGCGGCTCAGTTTCTCTTTCGACCGATCTCGGTACCGTTGATGGGTATTTCCAATATCATCGAAAAACGGGTTCAACGGAAAGGCTATACTATTACTGCCGAAGAACTCAGCCACGCCCTGGAAATTACAACGGGAAAGGATACGTCTTTGGAGCAAAAGGAAATCCTGCGGGGAATTGTTAACTTCAGTAGCATCTCGGCCCGACAGATCATGCGATCCCGGATGGATATTACTGCCTTCGATATTGAGCTGGATTTCCACGAATTGATGGATAAAATCAATAAGTCGGGTTACTCGCGTGTACCGGTCTATCGAACGTCGATCGACAAGATTGAAGGTATTCTGTACATCAAGGATTTGTTACCGCACATTGATAAAGACGAACATTACGAATGGCAGGCTAATGTAAGACCCGTCTACTTTATTCCCGAAAGCAAAAAGATTGACGATTTGCTCCATGATTTTCAGGAAAAACGCGTCCATATGGCCATTGTCGTCAATGAATACGGCGAAACCGAAGGACTGATTACGCTCGAAGATATCATTGAAGAAATTGTAGGGGATATTCGTGATGAGTACGATGAAGAAGAAATTCAGTACACGAAGATTGATGAAAACACCTACGTGTTTGAGGGAAAAACGTCTCTCAACGATGTAACCAAGGTGATGAACATGGGGATCGACGTCTTTGGGAACGTACGCGGCGATAGCGAATCGTTAGGCGGATTGTTACTGGAATTATTTGGACGTCTACCCAAAGTAAATGAAGAGGTCATTCATGACGTATTCACGTTCCGGGTACTCGCCGCTGATCAGAAACGAATCAAGAAAGTTCGCGTTTCTATGCAACGAAGCGAAATCAAGAAACAGGATCGTAATTTAGATTAG
- a CDS encoding Dabb family protein encodes MDRRSFVKNASVVAAAGAVPQADEKLTFVHHVFFWLKNPKNKAEHDQLLNALKSLGKLSVIKHAHIGKPVVTEFDKAVTDGTYSFSVMLVFASAKDEQTYLVHPEHKAFIDKNKHLWSKVVVYDSQLI; translated from the coding sequence ATGGATCGTCGATCATTTGTGAAAAATGCCTCCGTTGTTGCGGCTGCCGGTGCAGTACCCCAGGCCGATGAAAAACTAACCTTTGTTCACCACGTATTTTTCTGGTTGAAAAACCCGAAAAATAAAGCCGAGCACGATCAGTTACTGAATGCCCTGAAGAGTCTGGGTAAGCTGTCCGTGATCAAACACGCGCACATTGGTAAGCCCGTCGTTACCGAATTCGATAAGGCGGTAACGGATGGTACCTACAGTTTCTCGGTCATGCTGGTCTTCGCCTCCGCTAAAGACGAGCAGACTTACCTGGTACACCCCGAACACAAAGCTTTTATCGATAAGAACAAACATTTGTGGAGTAAAGTAGTCGTTTACGATTCACAGTTGATCTAA
- a CDS encoding single-stranded DNA-binding protein — protein MARTFNKVILIGNLGRDPETRTLPSGAKVTEFSVATTESYTTRTGEKVEQTTWFRAEAWERLSDIASQYLKKGDQVYLEGRLRMEEFTDKEGNTRSALRLRVMELNLMGSGGRNEEGGFTPTTASTSSTPAPTAAATPAAPRPTTPVTPAFNSGSDEDDLPF, from the coding sequence ATGGCACGGACGTTCAATAAAGTAATTTTAATCGGTAATCTCGGGCGTGATCCCGAAACACGGACACTTCCCAGCGGAGCTAAAGTAACGGAATTTAGTGTGGCTACTACTGAATCGTACACGACCCGTACGGGCGAAAAAGTAGAACAGACGACCTGGTTCCGGGCAGAAGCCTGGGAACGCCTGAGCGACATCGCTTCTCAGTATTTGAAAAAAGGAGATCAGGTGTATTTAGAGGGCCGTTTACGGATGGAAGAGTTCACTGACAAAGAAGGCAACACCCGTTCAGCGTTACGTTTACGGGTGATGGAACTTAACCTGATGGGTAGCGGTGGCCGTAATGAAGAAGGTGGTTTCACGCCAACCACGGCTTCGACGAGTAGTACGCCAGCTCCGACGGCAGCAGCGACGCCCGCAGCTCCCCGGCCGACTACGCCGGTGACTCCTGCTTTCAACAGTGGCAGCGACGAAGACGATTTACCCTTCTAG
- a CDS encoding glucose 1-dehydrogenase produces the protein MASYQRLKDSVAMITGASSGIGKAIAIEMAREGASVVINYHKTSEGAEDALAQIEAFGGKGIIVKADVSKEEDVKQMFDKTLEAFGKLDILVNNSGRQVDAPFLEMTLDEWEAVISTNLTSQFICSNLAARQFVKQAEANPSQEANAIGKIICMSSVHDMIPWAGHVNYAASKGGVLMFMKSIAQELAPLKIRVNAISPGAIKTPINKEVWSDPEKMPALMDLIPYKRIGKPEDVAKLAVWLSSDESDYITGEAIYIDGGMMLYPEFADNG, from the coding sequence ATGGCTTCCTATCAAAGACTCAAAGATTCTGTAGCAATGATTACGGGTGCTAGTTCCGGCATTGGAAAAGCAATCGCTATTGAAATGGCCCGTGAAGGTGCTTCGGTTGTCATCAACTATCATAAAACATCAGAAGGTGCAGAAGATGCCTTAGCTCAGATTGAAGCCTTCGGCGGCAAGGGCATTATCGTGAAAGCGGATGTAAGCAAAGAAGAAGATGTCAAGCAAATGTTTGATAAAACGCTGGAAGCTTTCGGAAAGCTGGATATTCTCGTTAACAACTCAGGTCGTCAGGTTGATGCTCCTTTTCTGGAAATGACCCTTGATGAGTGGGAAGCCGTCATCTCGACTAACCTAACCAGCCAGTTCATCTGCTCAAATCTGGCGGCCCGTCAATTTGTGAAGCAGGCCGAAGCGAATCCTTCCCAAGAGGCCAACGCTATTGGTAAAATCATTTGCATGAGTTCGGTTCATGATATGATTCCCTGGGCTGGACACGTCAATTATGCGGCTTCGAAAGGTGGTGTACTGATGTTCATGAAGTCTATCGCTCAGGAACTGGCTCCTTTGAAAATTCGGGTAAATGCCATTAGCCCGGGAGCCATTAAAACACCAATCAATAAGGAAGTGTGGAGTGATCCCGAAAAGATGCCCGCTCTGATGGATCTCATTCCGTACAAACGCATTGGTAAACCGGAAGACGTGGCTAAACTGGCCGTATGGCTCTCCTCGGACGAATCGGATTATATTACCGGAGAAGCGATCTATATCGATGGAGGTATGATGCTATATCCAGAATTTGCAGACAATGGTTAA